In Chlorobiota bacterium, the sequence ACCTTGATGAGTTCGGCAGCGCAGTGCCGCCGGCTTCCCGGAAAAACGGCGGCGGTGGTGCCTCGCCGTACTTCCCCACGCTCCGTTCCTTCCATGCTCGCTGACCGAAATCTCCATCATCCATCCATGCCATCCTGCGTGCCATGATCGTCGCAAAATTTGGCGGGGCGGTGCTTGACGGCGCGCCCGGCGTGCTGCGGGCGTGCTCCACTATCTGCTCCCTTCCTTCGCCGCAACTGGTGGTGGTTAGTGCGTTTGCCAAGGTCACCAACTGGCTGGAGCAGATTGCCCACCGCGCCACCGAGGACTCCGCCGAAGCCTTCCGGCTGCTGCAATCGCTGCTGAAGCATTACGAAGGAATCGCCGCCCAGCTTCTTCCCGAGCCTGCCTACTCCGCTTGGCTGAATCACGTTATCCCGTGGGCTTCCCGTTTGGATGAAATCATCCAGGGGCTTTCCATTGTTCGCGAGCTTTCCCCGCGCACGTTGGACATGGTGGTCCATTATGGCGAACGCTATTCTTCCTCCATCGTGGCCGCCGCGTTGCAGCTGCAGGCGGACGTTCCGGTGATCCCGATTTCCGCGCTGGAGCTTATCATCACCGATGAGGCCCACCGCTACGCCCGCCCCCACATTGACCTGACGCGGGAACGGGTGGAGGCCCTGCTGAAGGAGTACCGGGGGAAGCAGGTGATACTGCTGACCGAAGGCTATATCGCCCGCGCCACCAGCGGACAGGTGACGACCATGGGGCGCGAAAGCTCCTCCTACACCGCCACGCTTCTGGGGGAATTGCTTGGGGCCGATGAGGTCCGAATCTACACCGACGTTCCTGGCGTGATGACTGCCGACCCGGCAATCGTTCCCGGCGCGATGACCATCCCCAGCATGAGTTACGAAATGGCCAACACCCTTGCCGAGCTTGGGGCGAAGGTTCTTCACCCACGCACGGTTGCGCCGGTTGAGCGCGCAAGAATTCCGCTGGTGATTACCAGCTTCCAGCAAGGGGAAACCGTGATCGCTTCCCAACAGCAGAACCCGACCACGGCGGGAACTCATCCGGTAGAAACTCAATCAGCAGAAACCTACTCGGTGGCATTGCTCCCCGAAGCCACAGTAATCACCATCGAGACCGAGCTTGCCAACGCCCAGCTTGACCCTTTCTGCCACGCGCTTTCTGCGGAGGTTCCGTTGCTGTGGCGGCATCACTTCCGCCGGAAGCATACGCTGGTGACGGCCCGGCCAATCGAACCAACCATGCGGTTGCCGTTGGAGTTGCTTCCGGAATCTACCCGTGTGGAAGTCCAGGAAGCGGCCGTTGTTTCGCTGGTTGGCCAGCATTCCATTGCTCCATCCCAGATGGAGTCGTTGTTCGGCATCATGGCGGCCCTGCCGGTGTTGGCGTTGCAAGGTGGGGTGGATTCCCGGGCGTTCAGCGTGGCGATTCCGCGCGAACGGGCATCGGCGATTGTGGGGCGGCTTCACGCGCTGATTACGGGAATTCCGCAGCAACCGCTGCACCATGAAGTTTTTGTTCGGTGATGCTTCCATGCGCCTTGCTCCATCCATCTTCCTTGCCTTCGCGGCGTTGTTGGGATGCAGCGGGGCGGCCATTGGGCAGATTCCGATGCTTGCCGACACGCTGTTGCGCCCGCAATGGCTGATTGCCCGAACCGAACGCTACGTTGCAACCCATGCCACGTCGCTCTCCCTTGATTATGCCATTCGTGACCCGTCCCTTTTGGGCCACTTGCAGGGGCTGTTTGGTTCAACAACCACGCTAACGGCCAGCCGCCCCACCCGCGACCGTCTGGACGCACAGCTTCAGCTTTCCCTTCCGTTGGGTTCCGCGTTCAGGCCGTACGTTCTTGCCGATGGAGTGATGCTGAACGATGCCGGCAGCACAACAAGCCATATCCCGGGATTGAACAACACCAGTGCCGGGTTCCTTGGGGCCGGGTTTCAGCTTAGCGATAGTGCCGCGCTGAACCATCTTGGGGTTGCCGTTGGTGGCGGCTACAACCGCCAGCTGAACGTCCACCACAACGGGCTTGCTGCGGTGGCCAACGCGGCGGCGGCAATGGACCTTGCCGGATACGCCATCACCCTTACCGGCGATGGACGCTGGTACAACCTTCAACCCCTGGAAAACCTGAACGCCGCGCTCCTGTTCCGCGCCGCACGCCAGTTCGAGGAACGGGCCGTTGGGGAGCTTGAGCTTCAGTACGACCTTGCCCGCTCGGACCTCTATCTTCCCCGCGCCGAGGAGGATATTCTGGCCAATGGCGGAGCCAATTATCTGGGATTGGAGCGGCGGCAGGATCACCGGCTGGGGGTGGTTGCCCACGTGGAGCTTCCGGTGGTGGACCAGGTTGATCTGGCCATCAGCGGAACCATTGCCCGCCAGGGTTACGGGGTGTTCGAGCGGGGCAATCTTCCGCTTCCAATCCAGCGCGAGCGGAACCCTTTTTTGGTGGATCGCCGCGATTTCTTGATCGGCATCTCGTCGCGGCTGATCTGGCTGCCGGAAAACGGAAGGGTGGAGTTGAAGCTGGACTACAACACCGCCGAGCAGGATAACATCGTGGAGGCGGTCGCGCCGGTCAGCGATGTGCTGCTGAAGGAGAAGCGGGAGACCAACGCGCTGAACGATTTTGTTTCCGAGCAGATATTGGCTTCGGCAATTGCCGAGCATCAGTTTGGCGGCGGGGACACGGTGGGGGTGGTGGGGTCGGTTGGCATTTATCGCTACAACACCCCGCTGGGAAACCTGCTGGATTACGACGAGCAATCGCTTCATGCCGAGGCGTACTACCGGCATACTTTCAGCCCATTTCTTCAAGGAGGGGTAACGGTTCAGGCGTTTCTGACCCATCTGGTCTATCTTTCGGGGCGGTTCAGCAGCGATAATTCTTGGAATCGAATCTTCCGGTTTGCCCCCTCCGTCCGTTTCCGGCCCAGCAAGGGGGTGCGGAACGATGTGGTGGCCGAGGTCAGCGCAAACTACACCGAGTATGATTTCGAGGAGCTGTTCCAGGCCGTACGCGGGCGTTCCTTCCGCGAGCTTCGGCTGCGCGACTCCTTAACCGCGCAGATCACCAGCACCTTGTCGCTGTGGGTTTCGGGGGAGCTTCGGATCTCCGAACGGAGCAGTTTCAGTTGGGCGCAGTTTGCCGAAAGCCCGCTGGAGCGGACGCGGATTGAGGGGGGGGAAGCGGGCCTTGCAACCGAGCGTTTTTCCGGACTCCAGATTGGAATTGGGGGGAAGTTCTTCCGGGTGAAATCATTCCGAAGCAATCCGCAAAACGTGCTGGAACCGTACTCCGATCGGGTCTCCTTGGGGCCAACGGTGCGTGTGGTGGCTGGGCTTCCCGCCGGAAGCCGAATCGAGCTTCAGGGGTGGTGGGAACATCAATTCAGCGACAGCAAACTAACCGGACGCACGCCTTCGTTGTTTCTGGTTGCCGGACTTCAACTTTAGCAGGGGAATCACACAGGTGAACAACAGCGGAACCATCCTTCTTCAAAAGCGATTTTTCACCGACAAGGGGGAACTATCGTTGCTTCTGCGCGAGCTTGAGCGGCTGCGCCCGCAGATGCCGCTTAGCAACGACCAGTTCCACAACTTGGTGATTGCCATGACCGAAGCGGTCAACAACGCGATTGTTCACGGCAACCAGTTGGACCCCTCCAAATCGGTCTTCTACCAAATCTCCGCAACCGAGGATGGAGTTTTTTGCACGATTGAAGATGAGGGGGAAGGCTTCACGCTGGAAGACCTTGCCAACCCCATCAGCCCCGAAAATCTGTTGATGGAAAGCGGGCGCGGGATGTTCATTATCGGCGCGCTGATGCGGGACCTGAAGGCGGTGAAAACCGAGCGCGGGATGCGGGTGGAGTTCCTGTGTGCCGCAGGGTGAGCTTCCATATCCCACCGCTCCCCGTGGCGCATCAACGATGATGAACTCACCCTCTTCACCTCCTTTTTTGTGGGTTGGCGGCGCGGTCTTGCTTGCACTTGCGCCGCTTCCATGGTTGGGGGATTTGCGCGCAGAGTTCTGGAGCTATCTGGCCTTGATGCTTCTATCAACGGTGCTGCTTGGGGTTGGCTGCTGGCTGGGCTTCAGGGGAAGGGGCGGGGACCTTCCGATTCGCCACATTCTGCTGGTTGCCGGGCTGCTTCGCCTGGCCATGCTTCCCATGATGCCTTCCCTTTCCGACGATGCCTACCGCTACGTGTGGGATGGGCGGCTGCTTCTTCACGGAGAAAACCCGTACCACGTCACCCCCACGGAAACAGCCTGGAGGGATGAGCTGTTCCAGCTTCAAGGCTACCCCACCACTCACACGATTTATCCCCCCGCCGCACAGCTTCTGTTTGCCGCCGCCGCTGCCGTTGGTGAATTTTTTGGAGGGGCTTGGCAATGGAGTTTCCTTGCTTGGAAGTTGATGGTGATCGCTGCCGATCTGTTGGCGGTGTACTTGCTGCTGCGGCTGCTTCGCGCGCAAGGGGTTCCGCTGGTGCGGGGGGTGATGTATGCTTGGCATCCGTTGGTGGTGGTGGAGCTTGCGGGCCAGGGCCATACCGACGCGTTGTGGGTGTTGGCAATCGCGCTTGGGCTGTGGGGGTTCGCTTCCGGGGGGGCGGGGAAGGGGTTGCCGGCGGTGGTGGTTGGGGGCGCGGCGCGGGTGTTTCCGCTTGTTGTTGCTCCGCTTTGGTTCCGTTTTTTGCCGCGCCGTCAGCTTCTTGTTGCGGTTGCTTGCGCGGCGTGCGGCGCGCTTCTGTTTGCGCCGTTTCTGACCCCGTGTCGGTGGAGAATTATGTTCGGGTGATGCTCCGGTTCACCAATTACTACGAGTTCAACGGGGGGGCATATCAAGCGGTGAAATGGGTGTTCGATGAACTCCATCTTCAGCCATCGAACAGGATAGCGGGGGGGATATTGTTAGGGGTGCAGCTTGCTGCGTTTGGCCTTCTTTGGTTGCTTCCGGTTGCCGAGCGGTCGGTGCGTTCGCTTGCGTGGCGGATGTTGCTGCTGCTCAGTTTCCAGATCGTGCTTCCGGCAAAGGTCCATGTGTGGTATTTCGTTGCCCCGCTGTTCCTGCTCCCGATAACGTGGGGGCGCGGGCTGCGTTGGGGGTGGTGGTGGCTTTGCGCCGTTGCCCCGCTGACCTACTTCGCCTACTCTGGCTTGGCGGTTCGCGAGCCAACGTGGCTGCTGGCCGTTGAGTGGGGCGGCTTCGCGCTGCTGGTGCTGGCCGAACAAATGCGCCGAAGCGCCGGTAGCCGTCCCGACCTGCGTCGGGATTGATAAAAGGTCTTTAGCCTTCGGTGTGTCGTCACTGGGCCCCGATAAAGATCGAGGCCGCTACCCCGACAGAGTCAGGGCTGCTAGCGCAGTGGTAGCCGTCCCGACCTGCGTCGGGATTGATAAAAGGTCTTTAGCCTTCGGTGTGTCGTCACAGGGCAGGCTAAAGACCTGCCGCTACCCCGACAGAGTCGGGGCTGGCGGTGGAACAGGTAGCCGTCCCGACATACGTCGGGATTGATAAAAGGTCTTTAGCCTTCGGCGTGTCGTCACAGGGCAGGCTAAAGACCTGCCGCTACCCCGACAGAGTCGGGGCTGGCGGTGGAACAGGTAGCCGTCCCGACATACGTCGGGATTGATAAAAGGTCTTTAGCCTTCGGCGACTCACTCTTGAGAAAGACAGGGCAGGCTAAAGACCTGCCGCTACCCCGACAGAGTCGGGCTGGTGGTGAGACAGGTAGCCGTCCCGACCTGCGTCGGGATTGATGTCAGGCTGGCGATGGAACAGGTAGCCGAAGGTCTTTAGCCTTCGGCGTGTCGTCACAGGGCAGGCTAAAGACCTGCCGCTACCCCGACAGAGTTGGGCTGGCGATGGAACAGGTAACCGTCCCGACATACGTCGGGATTGATAAAAGGTCTTTAGCCTTCGGCGTGTCGTCACTGGGCAGGCTAAAGACCTGTCGCTACCCCGATAGAGTTGGGCTGGCGGTGGAACAGGTAGCCGTCCCGACATACGTCGGGATTGATAAAAGGTCTTTAGCCTTCGGCGTCATCCTCGCAAGAAAGACAGGGCAGGCTAAAGACCTGTCGCTACCCCGACTGGGTTAGAGTAGATCGGCGCACCTGCAAACAACAAGGCCCAGCCAATAATGGCCGGGCCTTTGTTCTAAAAAAAACTTTGCGATGCTGTTGGCTGCGCAATTACGGGTTGCGGCGGACGCTTGATTCCTGCGAGCTGCTGTTGCTGCTGCTTGGCGTGCGGCGGACGCTTGATTCTTGCGAGCTGTTGGTGCTTCCACCGCGGCGAACTTCCGATTCTTTTGCGGTGTTCTGCCCCGGGCGGCGTGTTTCCGATTCGGCTGGCTTATTCTCCGAAGGCTTCGCGGTGGATTTTGCTGCCGCGCCCTTGTCTTTGTCGCCGTGATCGTGGCCATCGTGGTCATCATGCTTCATCGCTGCCGAGTCAGGCTTCATTGCGGAGTCGGCCTTCGCGGTGTCCATCGGGGTTGGCGTTGGCATTGGTGCGGGGGCTGGCATGGTCATCGTGTCTTTCTTTGTGGTGTCGGTTGCCGGTGGCTCTTCCGACTTTTTGCCGCAGGCCACAAACGTCAGTGTGGTAAGGGCCAGGGTTAGGATAATCGAGCGTGTTTTCATGGTTGGTTGTTCGGATAAACTTGAATGGTTGGATGCTTCTTGCATAAGCCGCCGCAAAGATAGCAGATGCAAAGCGAAGTGCTGTGAGGAATTTTCGCGCCCGAAGATTAACCGTGGGATCAACCCCACCCTGAACCCCTTCTCGCCTAACGTTCTGCTACATATTCCCCCTGCGTAACGGCGTGCGTCGCGGGCTATATTTGCAGCCCGCAAACGGGGTTATGGCACAGTTGGTTAGCGCGCTTCCTTGACATGGAAGAGGTCACAGGTTCGAGTCCTGTTAACCCCACAAACAACGGCGATTCCGCAAATGGAGTCGCCGTTGTTTTTTTTGATGGTGGAATCATTCTTTCCGCTGTGGAAGGGGGAAGGAATGCGTAATCTTTCCGGTATCCAAGCCGATATCATCAAGAAGGTAGCCGCCCCGACCTCCGTCGGGATTGATAAAAGGTCTTTAGCCTTCGGTGTTCAGGCCGCGTTGGCTCCGTGCGTTGCTCCCCCTCTTGGGAGGGGCTGGGGGGTGGGTTTGGGGACACCCGCGAACCGGGTGTTGCTTTCCCGAATCTCAGGATCAGAAACTTCCCGTGCCACCGCAACCCCCGCGCCCTGCATTGCTTCCCCCGAACCCACCCCGCCCTATCGGGCACCCCTCCGTTGGAGGGGGACTACTTGTGAGGGTTCGGAGAAAACTCGCGGACGGGCTTGTGGGCGGCTCCCCCTCTTGGGAGGGGGCTAGGGGGTGGGTTTGGGGACACCCGCGAACCGAGCGTTGCTTTCCGAATCTCAGGATCAGGCAGGGCGGGGTAGTCGCAGGTCTTTAGCCTGCGCGGGGACACCCGCGAACCGGGCATTGCTTCCCGAATCTCAGGATCAGAAACTTCCCGTGCCACTGCAACCCCCGCGCCCTGCATTGCTTCCCCCGAACCCACCCCGCCCTATCGGGCACCCCTCCGTTGGAGGGGGACTACTTGTGAGGGTTCGGAGAAAACTCGCGGACGGGCTTGTGGGCGGCTCCCCCTCTTGGGAGGGGGCTAGGGGGTGGGTTTGGGGACACCCGCGAACCGAGCGTTGCTTTCCGAATCTCAGGATCAGGCAGGGCGGGGTAGTCGCAGGTCTTTAGCCTGCGCGGGGACACCCGCGAACCGGGCATTGCTTCCCGAATCTCAGGATCAGAAACTTCCCGTGCCACTGCAACCCCCGCGCCCTGCATTGCTTCCCCCGAACCCACCCCGCCCTATCGGGCACCCCTCCGTTGGAGGGGGACTACTTGTGAGGGTTCGGAGAAAACTCGCGGGCGGGCTTTGTCAGACTTTCAGTTTCAAAAAATAAAGGTCGTTGATGTTATCCCACAAAAAAACATGGTCTTGTTTAAGTGAAAGGTCTGGTCCGTATGGTCTTTCTGTTTTATACCGTAGGATAGTTCCTGATTTATATTCTTTGCCGTGTCGAAAATCAAAATCTGATGTGTCTGGCGAATAGTTGCCCTGGTTGTAATAATGTGAATGATCTGTTGCAAGAATAAAATAGCAAAGGTCAATGCCATGATCTTTGTATAATTCAAGGTTTGAAATGTCCTTGAATACATCATAACGATTATTAGGTTCTCGGTGATTCTCTTTCTTGAAAAACTTTAGTTCAAAAGCTGCTTTCGTTACAGTGCTATTGTCTTGGTAGCTTATCAGTATATCCACTCTTGCTCTGTCGGATTTGCTTTTTATGCTTGCTTCGTTGAGTGAAACGTATGTCTCGAATTCAAGGTGAAATTTGTCAGCAAGTCTAAATTCATACAACCGCCCCAAAGTTTTTAGGATGTGTCCAAATTCAAGTTGAAAAGCATTTTCATTTCTTGCTGTCAGCCCGCCAAAAGCAAGTTTATGAGTCAGGAGCTTGTATGCTGTCTCAATAATTTCTTCTGTCAGTCTAATTTGGTTTTCTTTTAGCATTTATCAGGACGATGGTGCTTTATTCTCAACGCAAATGCGTTTTTTATTTTCAAGAACAGCAAGTGAGAGAAGGTCTTTAGTCTTCGGTTGTAAAATCAGACCCCATGGTTAGCAACATTGTTTGTGATTTCGCTGGGGAGCAAGCTGTGCAAGTCAAACAACGGGAGGATAAGATTGGCGAAAGGAGTATTGGCAAGTTTGCTAAGTAGCAAACCTCGTGTGGTTCCTACAGATGCGCTGGTCATCGTCGCAGCAATCCATCCGGGAATTTCAATATTTCCCCCTGATTCCTTTAGGCCATGGATCTGATACTTGGAATTGGTTGTGATTGATGCCAGCATCCCTGATTTTGATTTTTTGTGTCCTTCCCATGAAATTTCTACAGAGATGATGAGCGTGGATGTCGCACCAGTAGCAGCATTAATACTACGCCGCACAGTGATGGCATAATGAATTCCACTGATCTCAGCTGGATCCGGATTGGAAATCTCGAATGTCTCAACGGAGCAGTCAGCAAAAACAAGGCCGATTGGGGGCGCGGCGGGGGGAGCATCTCCATTTTTAGAGCGAGAGTTTTTCTTGGCCATAGCTCTGCGATTTTTGAGTTTTTGAAGAGATCATTTCGTTAGAATTATTAACGACAAGGGTTCCGAACTCATTGACGCTTTGTGAGCTTAGATGGAATGATTCAGAAGAAGAGAGCGGGGTGTTTGTCTTCCCGTAGGTGATAATGGTGGTTATGGAGCCATCACTATTTTTTAGTTTTTCAATCTGCCTGGTAAACGCTGTTGAGGCCACGGCTTCGGGGAAATTTTGAGCTACTTCCAGCAACCGCCGCGCCGGTCCTTTTGGGCGGCGGCGGCCTTGTTCCCAGCCTTCAAGGGTGCGCTGGCTAATGCCCAGCATCAGCGCAAATTTTGCTTGGGACATCCCCATTTTGTTCCGAATCTCCTTCGCATCAGGAATTTGGTAGTAGGTAATGCGCGATGGCTGCTTTTTGCCTGCGCGTATCTCCTGCAAGTCGGAAAGTGCATGTTCCAACGATGTCAATAAGCTATCCATGAAGATTTTTAATAATGGTTTGAAGGATGGTTATTTCTTCTCTTGTGAGGTCGCTTTTCTGCCGCTTGCTGTATGCCGCAATCAGGTAGATATCCCCTTGTCTGCTCCGATAGTAGTAGATCACCCTTGCACCGCCACGTTTGCCCCCTTTATGTTGCTCCGTTAATGCCTCAAAGATAGCATGGTGTTTCACTAGTCAGAGAGGAAATGATTCCTTCCGTTGATTCCGTGATCCCACCAAGTTGCTCCGCACCAACTTCATCCCTATGTTTGGCCCGCCGATGAACGATCTACCAAACTCTCAACCCGCCAGCAACGCTCCAGAACCGGAGCCGCTGGAGCTTCCCCTTTCCTTGCAGGATAAGCTGAACAACCTTCCGCCGGACCCGGGGGTGTACCAGTATTTCGACCGCGACGGGAAGGTGATCTACGTTGGCAAGGCCAAAAACCTGCGCAACCGCGTCCGCAGCTACTTCCAGCAGGGCCGCCCGCACGACGCAAAAACCCGCGCACTGGTGGCGAAAATTGCCGACCTGCAGACCATCGTCACCGACTCCGCCGTCGAGGCCCTAATCCTTGAAGACACCCTGATTAAAAAACTGCGGCCACGCTACAACATCCTGCTGAAGGATGATAAAACGTACCCGTACATCCGCGTCACCAACGAGCCGTTCCCCCGCGTGTTCAGCACCCGAAC encodes:
- a CDS encoding aspartate kinase, giving the protein MIVAKFGGAVLDGAPGVLRACSTICSLPSPQLVVVSAFAKVTNWLEQIAHRATEDSAEAFRLLQSLLKHYEGIAAQLLPEPAYSAWLNHVIPWASRLDEIIQGLSIVRELSPRTLDMVVHYGERYSSSIVAAALQLQADVPVIPISALELIITDEAHRYARPHIDLTRERVEALLKEYRGKQVILLTEGYIARATSGQVTTMGRESSSYTATLLGELLGADEVRIYTDVPGVMTADPAIVPGAMTIPSMSYEMANTLAELGAKVLHPRTVAPVERARIPLVITSFQQGETVIASQQQNPTTAGTHPVETQSAETYSVALLPEATVITIETELANAQLDPFCHALSAEVPLLWRHHFRRKHTLVTARPIEPTMRLPLELLPESTRVEVQEAAVVSLVGQHSIAPSQMESLFGIMAALPVLALQGGVDSRAFSVAIPRERASAIVGRLHALITGIPQQPLHHEVFVR
- a CDS encoding ATP-binding protein; translation: MNNSGTILLQKRFFTDKGELSLLLRELERLRPQMPLSNDQFHNLVIAMTEAVNNAIVHGNQLDPSKSVFYQISATEDGVFCTIEDEGEGFTLEDLANPISPENLLMESGRGMFIIGALMRDLKAVKTERGMRVEFLCAAG
- a CDS encoding helix-turn-helix domain-containing protein, whose product is MDSLLTSLEHALSDLQEIRAGKKQPSRITYYQIPDAKEIRNKMGMSQAKFALMLGISQRTLEGWEQGRRRPKGPARRLLEVAQNFPEAVASTAFTRQIEKLKNSDGSITTIITYGKTNTPLSSSESFHLSSQSVNEFGTLVVNNSNEMISSKTQKSQSYGQEKLSL
- a CDS encoding addiction module toxin RelE — translated: MFEALTEQHKGGKRGGARVIYYYRSRQGDIYLIAAYSKRQKSDLTREEITILQTIIKNLHG